The Eriocheir sinensis breed Jianghai 21 chromosome 26, ASM2467909v1, whole genome shotgun sequence genome window below encodes:
- the LOC127003922 gene encoding neuropeptide CCHamide-1 receptor-like, whose protein sequence is MASGVLALPAALTSGVKEYSIGHKNITVCILFPHDLPEWYSKVYVVTKFLLSYLLPLLVIAIFYLLMAMHLLSAEDVPRESHVFHRQLRTRRKVAKIVLTFVFIFAVCLLPTNVFLLWYYVFPSGSYTAFWHAVRIIGFCLCFLNSCINPIALYCISGTFRKYYNHYLSCVFCCCDSGSGVGGTRTLLHPTNSALSRCRSFTMRGTETITLTTLVQDRSSPATS, encoded by the coding sequence ATGGCTTCTGGTGTGCTTGCCCTGCCCGCTGCCCTCACGTCTGGGGTGAAGGAGTACTCGATCGGCCACAAAAACATCACCGTATGCATTCTCTTCCCACACGACCTGCCGGAGTGGTATTCCAAGGTGTACGTGGTGACCAAGTTCCTGCTCTCCTATTTGTTGCCTCTGCTGGTGATTGCCATTTTTTACCTCCTGATGGCGATGCATCTTCTCTCCGCCGAAGACGTACCCCGAGAGTCACACGTCTTCCACAGGCAGCTCAGGACACGGAGGAAGGTGGCAAAGATCGTACTCACCTTCGTATTTATCTTTGCCGTGTGCCTCCTTCCAACTAATGTGTTCCTGCTCTGGTACTACGTTTTCCCCAGCGGGTCCTATACCGCATTCTGGCATGCCGTTCGTATCATTGGTTTCTGCCTCTGCTTTCTTAACTCATGCATCAATCCCATAGCTTTATACTGCATCTCTGGAACCTTTAGGaaatactacaaccactacctctCGTGCGTTTTCTGCTGCTGTGACAGTGGCAGCGGGGTTGGGGGAACGCGCACACTCCTTCATCCCACAAATTCGGCGTTGTCTCGCTGTCGCTCCTTCACTATGCGAGGGACGGAGACTATCACTCTTACTACACTCGTGCAGGACCGTTCTTCCCCCGCCACCTCCTGA